A DNA window from Actinomycetota bacterium contains the following coding sequences:
- a CDS encoding MBL fold metallo-hydrolase yields MLVTGFPAGTFQTNCWLVAASAGSEALVVDPGQDALAGIEELCRRHRLKPVAALLTHGHLDHVWTVAPLAGAHDIPAFVHPADRHLLTDPLAGFGPEARAAFAGLTLQEPDDVRELADGQVVELAGVRLVVDHTPGHTPGHVTFRSGGEAGQPGHLLAGDLVFAGSIGRTDLPGGSTDEMLASLASRFLPLPDEMVVLPGHGPTTTVGRERATNPFLAGLDPVGRGGPEDRRGGPPVDRGGPGDRRGGPPVEQGSRA; encoded by the coding sequence ATGCTCGTGACCGGATTTCCCGCCGGGACCTTCCAGACGAACTGCTGGCTGGTCGCGGCCTCGGCCGGCTCGGAGGCCCTGGTCGTCGACCCCGGCCAGGACGCCCTGGCCGGCATCGAGGAGCTCTGCCGGCGCCACCGCCTCAAGCCGGTGGCGGCCCTGCTGACCCACGGCCACCTCGACCACGTCTGGACGGTGGCCCCGCTGGCCGGCGCCCACGACATCCCCGCCTTCGTCCACCCGGCCGACCGGCACCTGCTCACCGACCCGCTGGCCGGGTTCGGCCCCGAGGCCCGGGCCGCCTTCGCCGGCCTGACCCTCCAGGAGCCCGACGACGTCCGCGAGCTGGCCGACGGCCAGGTGGTCGAGCTGGCCGGCGTGCGCCTGGTCGTCGACCACACCCCGGGCCACACGCCCGGGCACGTCACCTTCCGGTCCGGGGGCGAGGCCGGCCAGCCCGGGCACCTGCTGGCCGGGGACCTGGTGTTCGCCGGCTCGATCGGCCGCACCGACCTGCCCGGCGGGTCGACCGACGAGATGCTGGCCTCGCTGGCCTCCCGGTTCCTGCCCCTGCCGGACGAGATGGTGGTGCTGCCCGGCCACGGCCCGACCACCACCGTCGGCCGGGAGCGGGCGACCAACCCGTTCCTGGCCGGGCTGGACCCGGTCGGCCGGGGGGGTCCGGAGGACCGCCGGGGTGGTCCCCCGGTGGATCGGGGGGGTCCGGGGGACCGCCGGGGTGGTCCCCCGGTGGAGCAGGGGAGCCGGGCGTGA